Proteins from a genomic interval of Caulobacter sp. SL161:
- a CDS encoding helix-turn-helix transcriptional regulator, with the protein MPVSIILSASSDHRWVLSHYAPGETCRAHRHAEAQTSLLLAGDYVEDSPEGLIRAQGPYLSRKPSLFEHQNQFGDAGALILSVHGVDAMAGPARYGLEACQTREAGHAALTRAALGETTEPGAVTPTRRDVSPAAWLVRARDRLVGAPDQPVGALAQTLGRHPVAFARAFRSAYGRSPARYRHDWRVAGAIERVVRSTAPLADVAAEVGFADQAHMTRAVRHASGWSPGALRRLFVT; encoded by the coding sequence ATGCCCGTCAGCATCATCCTGTCCGCGTCGTCGGATCATCGCTGGGTCCTGTCGCACTACGCGCCCGGTGAGACCTGCCGCGCGCACCGACATGCCGAGGCCCAGACCTCGCTCCTGCTGGCGGGCGACTATGTCGAGGACAGCCCCGAAGGCCTGATCCGCGCTCAGGGTCCGTACCTGAGCCGCAAGCCGAGCCTCTTTGAACATCAGAACCAGTTCGGCGACGCGGGGGCGTTGATCCTGTCGGTGCATGGCGTCGACGCGATGGCCGGCCCGGCGCGCTATGGCCTTGAGGCCTGCCAGACGCGGGAAGCTGGCCACGCAGCGCTGACCCGGGCGGCCTTGGGCGAAACCACAGAGCCAGGCGCCGTCACGCCGACGCGGCGAGACGTATCGCCGGCGGCCTGGCTGGTCAGGGCGCGGGATCGCCTTGTCGGCGCGCCTGACCAACCCGTGGGGGCGTTGGCCCAGACGTTGGGCCGCCATCCCGTCGCTTTCGCCCGCGCGTTTCGCAGCGCCTATGGACGCTCGCCGGCGCGCTATCGCCATGACTGGCGCGTGGCCGGGGCCATCGAACGGGTCGTACGCTCGACGGCGCCCTTGGCCGATGTCGCAGCGGAGGTCGGCTTCGCCGATCAGGCCCACATGACCCGCGCCGTGCGTCACGCCAGCGGCTGGAGCCCTGGCGCTTTGAGGCGGCTCTTCGTCACCTGA